The Pseudomonas solani genome segment GACCCCAGGCCGCGCACCCTGAACCAGCAGGAGCTGTTCCGCCTGCGCGACCTGGCGACCCTGGCCGAGGGCTACCTGCAACTGCGCGGCATGGCCCAGCAGACGCAGAACCTGCGCCGCGCGGTGGACCGCGAGCAGCGCAAGGCCCTGATCGACCCGCTGACCCAGCTGTGGAACCGGGGCGCCCTGTCGCAGTTCTTCCCCAAGGAGATGGCGCGGATGAACAAGGCCGGGCTGCGCCTGGGGGTGATCTACGCCGACCTCGACCACTTCAAGCGCATCAACGACCAGCACGGCCACGCCGCCGGCGACCAGGTGCTGTGGGAAAGCTCGCGGCGCATGACCGCGACGCTGCGCCCCGACGACCTGCTGGTGCGCATCGGTGGCGAGGAGTTCGTCGCCCTGGTGGCGGTGCATGATGGCGAGGAACTGAACCATATCGCCGAGCGCCTGCGCCGCTGCATCGAAGAGAAGCCCATGCGCGCCGCCGGCCAGGAACTGGCCCAGACCCTCAGCGCCGGCACCCTGCTGGTGAGCCCCGAGCAATCGCAGAACGAGGCCCTGGACCTGGCCGACCGGGCCCTGTACCGAGCCAAGCAGAACGGCCGCAATCGCGTGGAGAGCGCCAACTGACGCGGCTGCCCCCTATAAGAAACACCCCTGATGACCTGAAGGAGTTCACATGGCTCAAGCCATTGCCGCGTACCTGCACTACCTGTCGATCTTCCTGCTGTTCTCGCTGCTGGTCCTGGAGCACCGCCTGTTCAAGCTGCCCCTGGACCTGGAGCGCGCGCGCAGCCTGATCCGGGTGGACATCGCCTACGGCCTGAGCGCCGGCCTGGTGCTGGCCACCGGCCTGGCACGGGTGCTGTGGTACGGCAAGGGCACCGAGTACTACCTGAAGAACAGCCTGTTCCACGCCAAGATCGGGCTGTTCATCCTGGTGGCGCTGCTGTCCGCGCTGCCGACCTTCGTCTTCCTCAACTGGCGCAACGAACTGAAGGCCGGCCAGGTGCCTCAGGTCAGCCCGAAGACCGCCAAGCTGGTGATCATGGCGATCCGCCTGGAGCTGTTGCTGGCGCTGGTCATCCCGCTGCTGGCCGCGCTGATGGCGCGCGGGTTCGGCGTGATCTCCTGATCGTCACGTCGCTCGCGCCGCGCCTTGCTCAGGCGGGAACGCCGGGGAAAGGCGCTGCCGCGAAATAGGGGTTGTTGGCCAGGCGCGCCCGCGCCTGCTGCAGGGTTTCGGCCACCACCTCCGGCCCCTGGGCCAGTCCCTGCAGGTGGACGAACTCCACATGGTGCAGGCCGATCACGCCGAGGATGTGGCGCAGGTAGGGCGAGAGGAAATCCGCCTGGCTGGCCTTGGCACCCAGGTAGTTGCCACCGGAGCTGACCACCACGAAGGTCGGGCGGTCTTCCAGCAGGCCTTCCTTGTTGCCGTCGACCATGGTGAAGCTGCGCTGGATGCGCACCACGTAGTCCAGCCAGAGCTTGAGCGCCGCCGGCACCATGTAGTTGTGCATGGGCGTGGAAATCACCAGGTAGTGGGCGCTCTCCACCTCGCCGATCAGTTGCTCGGACAACGCCAGGGCCGGGTCCTCGCGGTGGGCGCGGCCGGTCACCGCCCGGGCGTAGTCGCCACACAAGGGCAGCAACGGTTCACGCACCAGGTTGCGCACGGTGATCTGGGCGTTGGCGTGGATGCGCTCGGCCATCTCCCGGGCCAGTTGGCCGCCAGGGGATGCGTCTTCATTGGGGCTGCATTCGATCAGCAATACACGGGGCATGATCAGTCCTCCTCGGGACGGAGCGTGGGGGTGGGCAATGGCCGGCTGAAGTGCAGGCCGGTGAACAGCAGGCCCTGGCGGAAATAAAAGCGCTGCGCCAGGGAATTCGCCAGTGCCGTATCCAGCACCAGGCGCTGGCAACCGAGCTGGCTGCCGATCCGTGCCAGCTCATCCAGCAACTGGCCGCCGAGCCCCTGGCTGCGTTGTTGCGGGTCAGCCACCAGGTCGTCGACATAGATGAAGCGGCCGTGGATCAGGTTCTCCAGTTCGCGGTAGCCGGCCAGGGCCAGCACCTGGCCGCCACGCCAGGCACCCAGCAAACGGTAACCCTGCTTCGCCTGGCGACGCACGCGCTGGATGAACACCTCGGGGTCGGGCAACTGCGGGCGCAGCGCCTGCATCACCGGGAAGGCCGCGCGCAACTGTGGGTCGCTCTCCAGGTGCAGCAGTTCGATGGGGCTGGGCTGATCGGGCATGGCCGCTTTCCTCTTCGCTGGGAGCCGCTACTCTAGGCAGGCCATGGACCAGCAACCAGGGCCAAGAATCATCGAAACGACTGGGACATGAGCATGCCGAGCCGCCCCCTGCCCTTCCACCTCGACCGCGACCTGGGCACCCCGGTGTACCTGCAGCTGTACCAGCGCTTTCGCGAGGCCATCGAGCAGGGCCGGCTGCAGCCCGGCGCCCGGGTGCCGTCGCTGCGCAGCCTGGCCAGCGAACTGAACCTGGCGCGGGGCACGGTGGAGGTGGCCTACCAGATGCTGATCGCCGAAGGTTATCTGCTGGCACGTGGCCCCGCCGGGACCTGCGTCTCGCCCCGGCTGACCCCGACGCCCCGGCCCGCCTTGCGTGCCAGCCGCCCGGCCAGGGCCGAAAGCCCTCACACGGCAGAGGCCTCGCCCGAGCCCTTCCAGCTCGGCCTGCCGGCCCTGGATGCCTTCCCACGCAAGCTCTGGGCACGCCTGGCGGCCCGGCGCCTGCGCGAGCTGGGCGGCAGCGCACTGATGGTGCCGGCCCCTGCCGGCCACCTCGCCCTGCGCGCGAGCCTGGCGGGCTACCTCGGCATCTCCCGGGGCATCCACTGCCGGCCCGAGCAGGTGTTCATCACCGCCGGCCACCGCGCCAGCCTGGCCCTGGTGCAGCGCGCACTGATGCGGCCGGGCGAGGCCATCTGGCTGGAGGACCCCGGCTACCCCCATGCCCGCCAATTGCTGGAAGGGCTCGGCATGCGCGGCGTGCCAGTGCCGGTGGACGGTGAAGGGCTGCGGGTGGAGGACGGCCTGCGCCTGGCACCCGAAGCGCGCTTCGCCCTGGTCACCCCCACGCACCAGAGCCCCACCGGCGTGGCGCTGTCGCTGCCCCGGCGCCTGGCCCTGCTGGAGCGGGCGCGGCAGATGCAGGGCTGGGTGATCGAAGACGACTACGACAGCGAATACCGCTACCAGGGCCGGCCGCTGCCCGCGCTCAAGAGCCTCGACCGCGACGGCCGCGTGCTCTACACCGGGACCTTCAGCAAGGTCCTCTACCCCGGCCTGCGCCTGGCCTACCTGGTAGTGCCGGAGCGTGAGGTGGAGCGCTTCCGCGACGTCGCCGCGCTGTTCCTCGGCGGCGGCAGCGAACTGCTGCAGGCGACGACGGCCGACTTCATCGACCAGGGCCACTTCGCCCGCCACCTCAAGAAGATGCGCAGCCTCTACGCCCGCCGCCGAGCCCACACCTGCGAGGCGCTGTTGGCGCATTGCGGCGAATGGCTGCGCATGGACCCGCAGGCCGGCGGCATGCACCTGCTGGCCCGCCTCGCCCCCGGCAGCGACGACCGCACCCTGGCCGACAGCGCCCAGGCAGCGGGCCTGGCGGTCGCCGCGCTGTCGCGCTGGTACCTGGGCGAAGGCGGCGCACCGGGGCTGCTGCTCGGCTTCACCAATATCGCCACGGCCGAGGAGGCACGGGCATTGGCGGGGCGGTTGCGGAGTGTGTTGGAGGAATGTGGGCAGCCGATGGGCGAATGAATTGGCTCTGTCGGCGTTAGCTGTTGTGGTTTTAATGCAGGCGCTCAAGCACGGTACTTTCCGGGCGCTTGAGGGTTTGTGCCACCTCCACCGCATGGGTTTCGCTTCGCTCTACACCATCCTACGAAAGCCTGTGCGCACCGCGTGGCGATGCGCTGGACGAAGAAAGTTGGAGCAGCCGCCAAGGCCCCTCCAGGAGGCCGAACGCAGTCGTTGCGCCGGGGGACGAGCGGCATGGATGCCGCGAGAGGCGCGCCAGGCCATGGATGGCCCATCGCGCCGGCCCCCAGACGACGCTTGCGGCGAACGCACTTCAGTGCGGCCCGAAGGGCGAGCGTAGCGAGTAACGACGATGGAGTGAGGGAACCCCGGCGGAGCCGGGGCCGTATGATGGGGCAAGTTTTTTGGTTCCTTTTCACCGGGCTGGCGTTCCAGCGATTGGAAAAGGGACTCGCCCGGGAGGGCGAAACCAGAAGCACCAACAAAACTCGGCAATCAGCTGGGCTCAGTTCTTCTAGCAACACTTAACGCAGACAGAGCCAATGAATTCGCTCCCACGAGTCATCCTGTTGCCCCCTATCCCCACCCCAAATGAAAAAGCCCGGCGCTGGGCCGGGCTTTTTCATGGTGCGATGGATCAGGACGACAGGTAGGACGAGCGGGTCAGGCCGAGACGCAGGGCGTCGACGTACTGGGTGCGCTCGCGGGCGCTGAGCTTGGCGCCGGAGACCTTGTCGCGGTAGAGCGCCATCAGTTCCTCGGGGGACAGGTGCACGTAGCGCAGCATGTCCTCGATGGTGTCGTGGGTCTCGATGCCGCCGTGGTACACGCTGCCATCCTCGCGCTGGTAGACGTTCACCGAGTCGGTGTCGCCGAACAGGTTGTGCATGTCACCGAGGATTTCCTGGTAGGCGCCGACCAGGAATACGCCCAGCAGGTAGTCCTCGCCCTCGCGCACTTCGTGCACCGGCAGGCTGGTCTCGATGCTCTGCTCGTCGACGTATTGCTTGATCTTGCCGTCGGAGTCGCAGGTCAGGTCCTGCAGCACCGCGCGGCGCACCGGCTCTTCATCGAGGCGGTGCAGCGGCAGGATCGGCAGCACCTGGCCGATGGCCCAGGTGTCCGGCAGGCTCTGGAACACGGAGAAGTTGCAGATGTACTTCTCGGCCAGCTTGTCGTTGAGCTCGTCCAGCACCTGGCGATGGGAACGCTGGCGGGCCTTGAGCTGGTTGTGCAGGCGGCGGCAGATGGCGAAGTAGGTCTGCTCGGCCAGTGCCTTTTGCGCCAGGGTCAGCTTGCCTTCGGCGTACTGGGTGGCGGCGTCGCTGATGTAGTGGGTGGCGCGCCAGTAGGTCTCGGTGACCATCTCGGCGTCGGTCGGGCCCAGCAGGTCGGCGAGCCAGCGGACGATCTCCGGCTGCTCTTCGAGGTTGGCGATCTTCGGCACTTCGTCGTTGTGGCGCTCGACGTCGGTCACCTGCATCACCAGCACGGCGTGGTGCGCGGTCATGGCGCGGCCGCTTTCGGAGAAGATGTGCGGGTGCGGCAGGCCCTGCGCGTCGCAGAACTCCTTGAGCATGCCCACCACCACGCCGGCGTAGTCGTCCATGTCGTAGTTGATGGAGCTGGCGTTGCGCGAGTGGGTGCCGTCGTAGTCGACGCCCAGGCCGCCGCCGACGTCGATGTGGTCGACCGGCAGGCCGAGGCTGCGCAGCTCGGCGTAGAAGCGGATGGCTTCCTTGAAGCCGTGCTGGTAGTCGGCCAGGTTGGCGATCTGCGAACCCATGTGGAAGTGCAGCAGGCGCACGCCCTGCTCGATGCCGGCCTTGCGGAAGCGCTCGACCACCGACAGCAGTTGCGCGGCGGAGAGGCCGAACTTGGATTTCTCGCCACCGGTGTCGGCCCACTTGGACGAGGCCAGGGACGACAGGCGCACGCGCAGGCCGACCTGGGGCGCGACCTTGAGTTCGGCGGCCTCCTCGATCACGAACTGAACCTCGGATTCCTTCTCGATGACGATGAAGACGTTGTGGCCGAGCTTCTGCCCCATCAGCGCCAGCTTGATGAACTCGCGGTCCTTGTAGCCGTTGCAGACGATGGTGCCGCCCTTGGGCGCCAGGGCCAGCACGGCGAGCAGCTCGGGCTTGGAGCCGGCTTCCAGGCCGATGGAGACGTCCTGGGTGGCGATGATGTTTTCCACCACCGCTTCCTGCTGGTTGACCTTGATCGGGTACAGCGCGGTGTAGCGGTTCTGGTACTCCAGGCGCGCGATATTGGCGTCGAAGGCGCCGGTCAGCTGGCGTACGCGGTCCTGCAGGATGCCGGGGAAACGCACCAGCAGCGGCAGGGACAGGCCGGCCTCGCGCAGGGCATCGACCTGTTCGAACAGGTCGATCGGCTCGCTGGCGGCGCCACTCGGGCGGACTTCGACGCGGCCGGCGTCATTGATCGCGAAATAACCGGCGCCCCAATGGCGGATGCCATAGACACTGCGGCTGTCGGCCACGGTCCAGCTGCTGCCATCGTCCTTGCGCGTGCGTCGTGCAGACATCGGATTCCCCCTGTGGGATAGAAAAGAGCCAGGCCCGCCGGTCATGTGGGGCGGGCTTGGGCAGATTAATTCGGTCGTGTGACGTTGGGGTGTTGACCGCATCAGCTGCAGTCAGTTTAGAAAGCCGGTGATCAACCGCCGGATTTCTTGGCCTTGAAGCCGCGCTTGGCGAGCTCTTCGAGCAGCAGGTCCACGTGATCGCCCTGGATCTCGATCACACCGTCCTTCAGGGCGCCACCGGTGCCGCAGCGACGCTTGAGCGCGCTGGCCAGCTCCTTGAGGGCGTCCTCGTCGAGCGGCACGCCGCTGATACTGGTCACCGTCTTGCCACCGCGGCCCTTGGTTTCCCGGCGAACACGGGCAATGCCGTCGCCAGCGGGCACGGAGGCTCGCTTGCAAACGCAGGCGTCAATGGGCTGGGCGCAGTCCGGGCAATGCCGGCCGCTGTCGGTGGAGTACACCAGGCCGCTTAATGCGGCGAAGGACGAAGCTTTCTTGACCACCGGCTTTCCTCGTAGGGGTCAGGATAGCGACTGGTCGGCGGGAGCCGACCGCGAAGCCCCACTCTGGCAGGGGCAGCGCAGACCCGGCGGGGAAGCCGGGCTTGAAAGGCGGCGAAATTTAGCAGCATTCGGCGCGAATGCTAAGTACGAAATTGCGCCATTGATCGACAGAATAGCGACCTACCCGCCTCGCTGTGCAGCATCCCGCACGAAAGGGTCCGGAATATCGCACAAACCCGCGCCTGGCGCGGGTTCGGCAGGGGAAAATGGGGTGCCCACAGGTTGGCATCGAGCGAGAGCGGTGGGCTGAAGCCCAGCCTACGGCCAGCGATGGCACTTCGTAACCCGGGGCGCCGATCGGTGGATGAGAAAAGCGTCATCCACCCTACTCAGGGCATACCGTCGCGCCTGGGTCAGGTGTCGAGGTAGAGCTGCAGGGCGCGCTGGGAGTCGGGGCAGCAGGGCTGCAAGGCAGCGGCTTCCGCCAGGTCGACGAAACGGGCTTCGAGCACCTCTTCCGGCTGCAGCCGCAACGGCGCATCGGAAATGGCGGAAAACACCGCGCACCACAGGCGATTGCCCGGCTCGTCGAAGAAGAAGCGCCCGTGCTCCACCAGCGGCACGCCGGCGATGCCCAGTTCCTCTTCCAGCTCGCGCTCGGCGGATTCGGCGTACCCCTCCCCAGCCGCGACCATGCCGCCGGCGGCCAGGTCCCAGTAGCCGGGGTACACGGCCTTGCTCAGGGCGCGCCGGTGCACGCAGAGGCGCCCGGCGGAATCGAAGAGGAGGATGAAGGTGCCACGGCCGATCAGGCCGCGCTCGCGCAATTCGGCCCGGGGCAGTTCGCCGAGCAGGCCATCGGCCTCGTCGACCCAGGCGATGCGCTCGGCATCGGAGGCGGCACGGTGCGCCGCCTCGCGTTCGCTGATGGCCATCAACCCTGCTCGAGCAGCTGACGCAGGTCGATGATGGCGGCGTTGGCGCGGGAGATGTAGTTGGCCATCACCAGCGAGTGGTTGGCCAGCACGCCGAAGCCGCTGCCGTTGAGCACCATGGGGCTCCACAGCGGTTCCTGGGCGGCTTCCAGCTCGCGGATGATCTGCCGCACGCTGATGGTGGCGTTCTTCTTCGCCAGCACGTCGGCGAAGTCCACTTCGATGGCCCGC includes the following:
- a CDS encoding sensor domain-containing diguanylate cyclase; its protein translation is MLAAPCFPEEDRRQKALDEQDILDTPAELYLDTLVRLTQELFQVETVLISLVDRNRQWFKARIGLEAAETPRDISFCGHAILGNGPLLIPDARTDARFSDNPLVVGAPFIRFYAGQPLFSSNALPIGTLCMLDPRPRTLNQQELFRLRDLATLAEGYLQLRGMAQQTQNLRRAVDREQRKALIDPLTQLWNRGALSQFFPKEMARMNKAGLRLGVIYADLDHFKRINDQHGHAAGDQVLWESSRRMTATLRPDDLLVRIGGEEFVALVAVHDGEELNHIAERLRRCIEEKPMRAAGQELAQTLSAGTLLVSPEQSQNEALDLADRALYRAKQNGRNRVESAN
- a CDS encoding DUF2214 family protein, with the protein product MAQAIAAYLHYLSIFLLFSLLVLEHRLFKLPLDLERARSLIRVDIAYGLSAGLVLATGLARVLWYGKGTEYYLKNSLFHAKIGLFILVALLSALPTFVFLNWRNELKAGQVPQVSPKTAKLVIMAIRLELLLALVIPLLAALMARGFGVIS
- a CDS encoding FMN-dependent NADH-azoreductase; protein product: MPRVLLIECSPNEDASPGGQLAREMAERIHANAQITVRNLVREPLLPLCGDYARAVTGRAHREDPALALSEQLIGEVESAHYLVISTPMHNYMVPAALKLWLDYVVRIQRSFTMVDGNKEGLLEDRPTFVVVSSGGNYLGAKASQADFLSPYLRHILGVIGLHHVEFVHLQGLAQGPEVVAETLQQARARLANNPYFAAAPFPGVPA
- a CDS encoding GNAT family N-acetyltransferase, with translation MPDQPSPIELLHLESDPQLRAAFPVMQALRPQLPDPEVFIQRVRRQAKQGYRLLGAWRGGQVLALAGYRELENLIHGRFIYVDDLVADPQQRSQGLGGQLLDELARIGSQLGCQRLVLDTALANSLAQRFYFRQGLLFTGLHFSRPLPTPTLRPEED
- the pdxR gene encoding MocR-like pyridoxine biosynthesis transcription factor PdxR — encoded protein: MPSRPLPFHLDRDLGTPVYLQLYQRFREAIEQGRLQPGARVPSLRSLASELNLARGTVEVAYQMLIAEGYLLARGPAGTCVSPRLTPTPRPALRASRPARAESPHTAEASPEPFQLGLPALDAFPRKLWARLAARRLRELGGSALMVPAPAGHLALRASLAGYLGISRGIHCRPEQVFITAGHRASLALVQRALMRPGEAIWLEDPGYPHARQLLEGLGMRGVPVPVDGEGLRVEDGLRLAPEARFALVTPTHQSPTGVALSLPRRLALLERARQMQGWVIEDDYDSEYRYQGRPLPALKSLDRDGRVLYTGTFSKVLYPGLRLAYLVVPEREVERFRDVAALFLGGGSELLQATTADFIDQGHFARHLKKMRSLYARRRAHTCEALLAHCGEWLRMDPQAGGMHLLARLAPGSDDRTLADSAQAAGLAVAALSRWYLGEGGAPGLLLGFTNIATAEEARALAGRLRSVLEECGQPMGE
- the speA gene encoding arginine decarboxylase; amino-acid sequence: MSARRTRKDDGSSWTVADSRSVYGIRHWGAGYFAINDAGRVEVRPSGAASEPIDLFEQVDALREAGLSLPLLVRFPGILQDRVRQLTGAFDANIARLEYQNRYTALYPIKVNQQEAVVENIIATQDVSIGLEAGSKPELLAVLALAPKGGTIVCNGYKDREFIKLALMGQKLGHNVFIVIEKESEVQFVIEEAAELKVAPQVGLRVRLSSLASSKWADTGGEKSKFGLSAAQLLSVVERFRKAGIEQGVRLLHFHMGSQIANLADYQHGFKEAIRFYAELRSLGLPVDHIDVGGGLGVDYDGTHSRNASSINYDMDDYAGVVVGMLKEFCDAQGLPHPHIFSESGRAMTAHHAVLVMQVTDVERHNDEVPKIANLEEQPEIVRWLADLLGPTDAEMVTETYWRATHYISDAATQYAEGKLTLAQKALAEQTYFAICRRLHNQLKARQRSHRQVLDELNDKLAEKYICNFSVFQSLPDTWAIGQVLPILPLHRLDEEPVRRAVLQDLTCDSDGKIKQYVDEQSIETSLPVHEVREGEDYLLGVFLVGAYQEILGDMHNLFGDTDSVNVYQREDGSVYHGGIETHDTIEDMLRYVHLSPEELMALYRDKVSGAKLSARERTQYVDALRLGLTRSSYLSS
- a CDS encoding translation initiation factor Sui1; this encodes MVKKASSFAALSGLVYSTDSGRHCPDCAQPIDACVCKRASVPAGDGIARVRRETKGRGGKTVTSISGVPLDEDALKELASALKRRCGTGGALKDGVIEIQGDHVDLLLEELAKRGFKAKKSGG
- a CDS encoding NUDIX domain-containing protein: MAISEREAAHRAASDAERIAWVDEADGLLGELPRAELRERGLIGRGTFILLFDSAGRLCVHRRALSKAVYPGYWDLAAGGMVAAGEGYAESAERELEEELGIAGVPLVEHGRFFFDEPGNRLWCAVFSAISDAPLRLQPEEVLEARFVDLAEAAALQPCCPDSQRALQLYLDT